The window ACGAGGTGCCCATCACCTCGGTCACCAACGGCGTCCACGCCCCGACCTGGGTCGCCCCCGAGGTCTTCCGCCTCGGCGCCCGCCAGATCGGCGGCCGGCGCACCGAGGACGCGATGACCGTCGGCGGCTCGGACCGCTGGGACGCGGTCGCGGAGATCCCCGACCAGGACATCTGGGAGCTGCGCCGCAACCTGCGCGAGCAGCTGGTGACGGAGGTACGGGACCGGCTGCGCGCCTCCTGGCGGCAACGCGGCGCCGGGACGGCCGAGCTGGGCTGGATCGACGGCGTCCTGGACCCCGACGTCCTGACGATCGGCTTCGCGCGCCGCGTCCCGTCGTACAAGCGCCTCACGCTGATGCTCCGCGACCGCGACCGCCTGATGGACCTGCTCCTGCACCCCGAGCGGCCGATCCAGATCGTGGTGGCGGGCAAGGCGCACCCGGCGGACGACGGCGGAAAGCGCCTGGTCCAGGAGTTGGTGAGGTTCACCGACGACCCGCGGGTGCGGCACCGCATCGTCTTCCTCCCGGACTACGGCATGGCGATGGCGCAGAAGCTGTACCCCGGCTGCGACATCTGGCTGAACAACCCGCTCAGGCCGTTGGAGGCGTGCGGCACCTCCGGCATGAAGGCGGCCCTGAACGGGTGCCTGAATCTGTCGGTGCTGGACGGCTGGTGGGACGAGTGGTTCCAGCCGGACTTCGGCTGGGCCATCCCCACCGCGGACGGCACCGGCACGGACCCGGACCACCGCGACGACATAGAGGCGGCGGCGCTGTACGACCTGCTGGAACAACGCGTCACGCCCCGCTTCTACGAGCGCGGCGAGGGCGGCCTGCCGGACCGCTGGATCGAGATGGTCCGCCAGACCCTGACGCTGCTCGGCCCGAAGGTCCTGGCGGGCAGGATGGTCCGCGAATACGTCGAGCGCCTCTACACCCCGGCCGCGCACGCCCACCGCGCGATGACACCGGACGCGGCGCGCGAGCTGGCGGGTTGGAAGGCACGGGTGCGTTCGGCCTGGCACGGCGTCACGGTCGACCACGTGGAGACGTCCGCCGCGACCCCCACCGCGGAACTCGGCTCCACGCTCAGCCTCCGGGTGCGGGTGGGCCTGGGCGACCTCGGGCCGGACGACGTCGAGGTCCAGGCGGTCTCGGGACGGGTGGACTCCGAGGACCGCATCGCGGACGCGTCGACGGTGCCGCTGAAGTCGGCGGGGAGCCCGGACGCGGAGGGGCGCTGGGTGTACGAGGGACCGCTCGCCTTGGACCGGACGGGGCCGTACGGGTATACGGTCCGGATTCTTCCGGCGCATCGGTTGCTGGCGTCCGGCGCGGAGTTGGGGTTGGTGGCGGTGCCTTCTGAGGGGGTGGGGGAGGGGGCGGGGGTGTTGATGCGGTAACCGCCCTCCCCGCCGTCATTCGGATGCAGCGTGTAACCAGCGGCAGGTGGGAGAGTCCTGCCGCCGACCTAAGGGCTGTCCCGTAACGATCTTGGAGTTGGGAGGGGCAAGGTCGGCTGCTCCGGCTGGTTCGCCTATCCGGCGAGGGTGAGGTTATGCAGGTGGGCGATGCCGAGCATGGCGTGGTGGACGCCGTCGCCTTTGAGGCGGCAGTCGCGCAGGATCTTCCAGCCCTTCATGCGGGCGAAGGCGTGCTCGACGCGTGCGCGGACCTGCTTGTGCGAGCGGTTGTTTTCCTCTTTCCATGCCGGGAGTTCTTCGCCCTTGCGGCGGCGGTGTGGAATGACCAATCCGGTGCCCTGGTAGCCGCCGTCGGCGATGGTCATCGTCTTGCCGACGGCGGCCTTGGCGCCGGACTCTTCCCAGCCGCGCGAATCGTGCCGGTTGCCCGGCACGGGTTGGCCGACCACGACGACCAGGCGAGTGTCGGCGTCGATGACCACCTGATGGGCTGTGGAATAGCGGTAGTTCTTCGACTGCTCGGCCACCGTGTGATCGCGGGTGGGCACCAGGGTGCCGTCGACTATGAGCACGGTGTTCTTGCGGAACCGCTTCCGCTGCCTGAGCGCCAGCAGCGGACCGAGGTGGTCGATGATCCGGTCTGCGGCCGACTTGGAGACCCCAAACAGCGGGGCAAGCTGTCGCATCGTCAAGTTCGTGCGCCAATAAGCCGTGACCAGCAGGATGCGGTCCTCCAGGGCCAGACTCCAAGGGCGACCGCGCTGTTGATCTGCGCCCCGTGCGCGTCGTACCTCGGCTACCAACTTGCCGAAACAGCGCGGGGTCAGCCCGGTGAAGGGCTCTATCCAGGACGGCACCGACGCCGTGATCACACCAGCCACAACGTGATCGTTTCATCCGGGAAGAGGCAGCTGAGCAACCAGCCATGATGCGTGGATCAGCCACCAACATCGCGGTGCCTGACGACCGTTGGACGGTCCAGAATTCTGTCATGACCGATGACGACCGCAACGAGGCAGCAGCACGTTCATTCCTGTCATCCGCAGCCGAGGTGGCCCAACTGCTGGACCTCGGTGACGTGGCCGACGTGCCGGAAGATCAACGCGCGCGGCACCTGGCCCACGCGGTACGCAGGCCACTACTCGAACGCGCCAGCCTGCCCGAAGAGCTCTTCGCTCCGTTGATGGCCGCGGCCGTCTATGACCCAGACCCGAGCTTCTGCCGCTGGTTCGTCGAGCCGGCGCTCTACACATTCGGACGCCGCAGGGTAATGACGGCACTGCTCGACTACCTCCGCTCAGGCACGGACGCAGAGCGAGCAGGCGCCAAGCGCGCTTGGTACTGCGCTCACTTGCCGCTGCGCGCGGATCGGTCCCCGGCCTACGCACACGATGGGAGACGCGATCCGGCCCTGGATGAAGCCCACGACGTGGTGGACGAGTGGCTGGCAGCTTCCGAAGCGCAGGTGCGTGAGCGCGCCGTATCAGAGGGACAAAACGAAAACTGAGGCTCCCGTAGCCACGGGGCTGTCGCTCGCCCCTTGAGGGTTACGGGACAGCCCTTAGTTCTGTTCTGTCGAATTGTCTGGCGGTTTTGGATTCCGCCTTGGCGGATAGCCGTCAAATGATCCAGAACATGCGCTTGAGTGCCTCTCGCGGGAGTGGCTGATTACGTTCACTGCATTTCAACTCGCGATTACTGATCGTGTCCGCCAGTGCCTCGATGACGCCATGCGCATATTGGGCATGTTGTGTCATTTTCCCTGGTCGGTGACCCGCTTGCCCCGCAGGCGTGTAATCCAAATCACATTGACGCGAAAGATAAAGGGAACATTAACTCGCTCCACCTGTGAACAATCTGTAACTACGGGGTGGGGTCGTGGGGTTGAAGCGGGGGATTCGTCGTGCCCGTGTCCGAAGAAGCGGGACACATTGTGCGGTCGGAGGCGTTTCTGTTCTAGCGGCGTTGCTGTCGCTCCTTCCGGCCGTGACCATCGTGGCCTCTGGCGAGGCCCAGGCCGCAGAACCGCAATCCGTACTGACCGAGCAATCCGCTTCTGAGCGTGCGGCAGCCACGGGGGAGCCAGTCGAAGTGACCGCGGCGCGCACCGAGTACAGCAGCACGGTCGCCAACCCGGATGGCACCTTCACCCTCACGCAGTCGACGCAGCCGCAGCGTGCCCGGGCCGAGGACGGCGCGTGGAAGGACATCGACGTCACGCTCGAGAAGCGTTCGGACGGCAGTGTGGGGCCCAAGTCGGCTGTCGTCGACATGTCGTTCTCCGGTGGCGGCAGCGGCTCGGGGTTGCTGAGGCTGGGGCGGGACGGGCAGGAACTGAAGCTCGGCTGGCCCACCTCCCTGCCCGAGCCGGTCCTGGACGGCGCCATGGCCACCTATGCCGACGTGCCCATCAAGGGCGTGGACTTGCAGATGACGGCGGAGGCCGAGGGCTACCGCGAGGTGCTGGTGGTCAAGACGGCCGAAGCGGCGGCAAGCCCCGAATTGGAGAAGATCAAGCTGACCGCAACCGGAGACGGCCTCAGCGTGGCGCCTGGCGAGGGCGGCGGATTGCGGGCCGTTGACGCAGACGGCAACGCTGTATTCCGCGGACCTGCTAGCCAGATGTGGGATTCATCGGGAACGGAAACCGCGGGGCTCCAGACCCGGTTCCTGTCGACGGCCGCCGAGGAAGCTCAGACCGAGCAGGACACCAGTGACGATCCGGCTCACCCTGGGGAGGGTGACGTCACGGCGGACCTTCCCGTGACCGTGGGCGAGGGCGCGGTGTCGGTCCACCCGGACCTGGACCTGTTGCGCGGCAAGGAGACCGTCTACCCGGTGTTCATCGATCCCTCGGTGGGACTGGGCGTCTCGGAGTGGACGAAGCTGTCGTCGGACGGCGACAAGTTCTGGAAGTTCAGCGAGCCCAAGGGCGTGGGCCGTTGTGGTGTCGCCGACGGGTACGCGTGCAGCACCGGCGGCTACACCGACCGCATGTACTTTGAGTTCGGCCCGGGCGCGCTGGCCGGCAAGCATGTGCTGGACGCGACGTTTCGCGCTCGTGAGACGTGGTCCTTCAATTGCACCCCCTACTGGGTGGATCTGGAGCGCACCGACAACATCACCGAAGGCACTGTCTGGCCGGGCCCCGATCAGCTGGACCAGATGGGCGACCGATACGTGTCGGCGGGCCGCGGTGATCTCTGCAACCCCGAACAACCCGACACGTGGGTCGAGTTCAATGACAACCCGGATGAGTCGGACGAGAACCTCACCTCAACGGTCCGGGCCTTCGCGGCCGGCAAGTTCCCCCGGCTGACGTTGATGCTGCGAGCCAAGGACGAGAGCGAGCCGAGGGCCTGGAAGAGGTTCGACAACAACGCCGAGCTGAAGGTCTGGTACGTGCACACGCCGGGCGTTCCCACCTCGGTAGGCGCGATTCCCGGCACGGGGACCACAGCTACGTGCCGCCCGGCATCAGACCCGTTGACGGTGACGGTGGACACGCCGACCCTCCAGGCCCGGGTGCAGACGAAGGTCGAGCAGCATCAGGGAGAGGAAGAAGGCTACCTGCAGGCCGAGTTCGTGATGCAGCGCTCCAGTACGGACACGACATCGGGGACCTGGTCGCAGGTGTGGAGCGACTACAAGCCGGACTCAGGCTGGGACCCGGACGGCACTCTGGAGAAGGTGACGACCACCAAGCGGGCGGACGGCGGCCTGTACCGGTTCCGGGCCCGCACCCAGTCGCACTGGAGCTACAACGGCAAATCCGGCGACCTGTTCTCCCCGTACTCGTCATGGTGCTACCTGCGGATCGACTCCACAGCTCCCAAGACGCCGACCATCACGTCCAACGCGCCGTACACCGAGTGTCTGGCCAACGCCTGCGACCCGCACGGCGGCCCGGGTGTCGCCGGTTCCTTCACCTTCGGGCCGAACGCCGCTGATCGCGATGTGGAGGCCTACCGCTGGCGGTTCATGAGCAGCAAAGCCGACGCCACCAAGACGGTGCCGGCGAAGACGACCAACGCCCCGGTCACTGCCACCGATGTCAAGCCTGGTCTGGCGGGCACGCAGACGCTGTCGGTCGAGGCCAGTGATCTCAAGCTCGACAAGGGCGGGCGCGTGCGCTGGGGGCCGCCGGCCTACTTCACGTTCAAGGTGGGCTTGGCTCCGGAGGCGAGTGGGCGCTGGCACTTCGGTGAGCTCAAGCCGGGTTCCGGCGCCATGACAGCGGCGGACACTGCCACCGTGGGCGTGCGTCACCACGCAACCTTGGTCGGCGAGGCGGGTACCGGCGGTTCGACGAGGGCCCGAAGGGGGCCGGGCGACTATTCGCTGCGCCTGAACGACGACACGAGTGTTCCGGCTCAGCAGACCGGATACGCGGCCACCACATCGCCCGCCGTGAACACCCAGGACTCTTTCACTGTCTCTGCCTGGGTGTACCTGACCAATGCATCGGCCAACCGAGTCGTGCTCGCGCAGGCGGGTACCAGGACCACGGCGTTCGCGCTGTACTACTCGGCCGCATACAAGAAGTGGGTCTTCAACCGGGCGGACAGGGACCAGGCAGGGCCTGTGTTCATCCGTTCCTTCGCTGATGCGGCCAACCCGCCGCTGAATGTCTGGACGCATCTGGTGGGGGTGTTCGACACCCAGAGCGACACGGACAAGAACAACGACACCATCCAGTTGTTCGTCAACGGGCAGCCACAGGGCAGTCCCGTGGTGCTGGCGAATGAGGCGGCCACGTACGAGCCCTGGGCGGCAACCGGTGGGCTACAGTTCGGCCGCTCCCTGACGGCCGGGGCGGGTGTGGACCACTTCTTCGGACTGCTGGATGAGGTGGCCGTGTGGCAGGACGCCCGCAGCCCGGAGCAGGTCCGAGGGGAGGACCGCCTCGAGACGGACAGCTTGCCGGCCAACGAACTGGTCGCGCATTGGGACGCCACCATTTCCTCGGGAAGTCAGGTCGCCGAAAGCCCGGAAGATCCCGACAACCCGACCAGCACGACATTCCCCTACGGCCGCGGAGGGATGGCGCTCTCGGCCTCGGGCGCACGCTTGACCGGTGACGATGCCACCGCGCTCGTGTTGGACGGCGCGGCGGGATACGCATCGGTGGCCGGGCCGGTCGTCGACGAAACGGGCTCCTTCACCGTCTCGGCCCGAGTGCGGCTGAACAAGGCACTGCTGGAAGGCAAACCGGTCGGCTATCGGGGGATGGTGGCTGCTCAGGCGACGGCAGTGGGGAAGGAGTCGTCGTGGGGGCTGTGGGTGGAGAAGGTCGCGGACGGCGTCTATCAGTGGAAGTTCGGACGCACCGCAGTCGACTCCGCCGGGAAGGTCGTCGACACCGCTCTCGCTCCGGCACAGGAACCGGTCGGTGATCGGGAGTTCAACACCTGGGTCGATGTAACCGGAGTATTCGACGCCACACAGGACTTCGCTGCTGACGACGGAACTCAGCGCTTTGGCGTGGCGCAGCTGTATGTCGGTCCGTTCGTGCAGCAGGGCGAGGACGATCCCGGCCTGTCCGCGGCGCAGCAGGGTGCGGGCACCTTGTCGGCAGGACGCGGGTCTGCGAACGCCATCACCGGCCACTACCTACCGGGTGATCTGGCGAAGCTGCGGGTGTGGGTTGGCGCGATGACGGCCGGCCAGGTGAACAGCCAGATCGCGCAGCTATCGACCTGACCGGTCGGCTGCATCCGCGCAGTTCTACGACCAACCACATTCTTCGGACCTTGACGACGTGCGCCCCAGCCATCGGCCTGGGGCGCACGCGAGGAGACGTGTGATGAACAAGTTCGCCTCCCACCTGCCGCGACCGGGCCGCCGTACAGTACCTGGCTGCCCTGCCTGGATTCGGCGGATCGCGTCGGCGACCGCCCTCGCTCTGGTGCCGGGTCTGCTGACCCCGGTGGCCTTCGCCGCGGACAGCGATCCGCTGGGTGAGCCGAACCTGAAGGCGCAGCACGCCGCCAAGGTCTCGCCCTGGACGGTGAGGGTGAACAAGAAGAACGCGGAAATCGTGGCCGAGTCCGCCGCGGCCGACGAGGCAGCTGTGAAACGGGCTCGAGCCGCCCAGAAACAAGACGTCACATGGCCGACCCGTGGCACAGCGACACTGTCTCTGTCTACCGCGAGAACCGCCAAGGCCAGACCCGGCGAACTGCCCCTCACTCTCTCACCACCCCTGCCTGACAAGGGCAAGAAGAGGCCGAGCACCGCGGACAAGGTCAAGATCCAGGTCCTCGACCAGAAGACCACTCGCAAGCTTGGCATCAGAGGCGTGGCCCTCACGGTCACCGGCCCGAAGAGCGGCGGAAGCGCCCGCCTGGGCATCGACTACTCCGCCTTCGCCTCCGCCTACGGAGCCGACTGGGCAGGCCGTCTGCAAATGGTGCAGTTCCCGGCATGCCTCCTCGACGACTCTTCCAAGGGAAAGTGCCGGACCCCGAAGACGCTTCGGTTCACCAATGCACGCCGCACCACGACGCTCTCGTCGACGTTGTCCTTCGCTCCGTCCACTTCCTCACCGCAGCCGATGGTGCTGGCCCTGGCCGCAGGCACGAAGCCCGGTGGCGGTGACTACAAGGCCACCCCGTTGTCTGCCTCCTCCACCTGGGAGGCGGGTGGCTCTTCAGGCAGCTTCACGTGGTCGTATCCCGTGCGGGTACCGCCGGCCGCGGCCGGTCCCACGCCCGATCTGACGATCGCGTACGACTCCGGAAGCATTGACGGACGCACCGCCACGACGAACAACCAGGGCAGCCAGATCGGCGAGGGTTTCGACCTCACCTCGTCCTACGTTGAGCGCAAGTACGGCTCGGCCAGACGATCGCCGTGCGTACCGCCACGTCGGGCACATCGGGTACGAAGCTCAGCTTCCTGGCCGCCGATCACCACGGCACGTCGAGCATCGCCCTCGACTCGAGTACGTACGCGATTACGAAGCGCTACAGCACACCGTTCGGCGCGACGCGTGGCACGAAGGCGACTGCCTGGCCGGACGACAAGGCGTTCCTGGGCAAGCCGGCGGATGACTCGACAGGGCTCACGCATGTGGGAGCGCGCGAGTACGATCCGGCGATGGGTCAATTCATCAGCGTTGACCCCCTGCTTGAGGTCGACAGGCACCAGACTCTCAATGGCTACAGTTACGGTGCTCAGAGCCCAATCACCGAGTCCGACCCGACCGGTATGGGGCTGGCCTGCGGGGGAGAATTTCCAGCTTGCCCGACGCACCCTGACGGGACACCGGGCAATGGGCAACCCATCGAGACCGTCGACAACACCAGCGGTACCGCCGAGGTGGACAGCCACGGTCAGACGCTCACGAGCGGCGATGGACAAGTGCTCGCCTGCGCCTACGGTCATTGCATCGGAAATGTCGACGTTCACCTGAATCTCGGAAACAATGGTGATTCATGGCTCTATGGTCCCCAACCAGAGTGGAGCTTCAGGGAAGCAATAAGGAATCTACTCGAGGGGCCCGTATGCAATCCAGGGTACCCCTGCGAGGATATTCTGGTCGCAGTAGGACCGGAAGGCGTCGGCGCTGGCGGTCGTCCCGGGCCCAAGGATGCGAATGAGCCAGGGGCTGCGGTCTCCAAGGGGCGCCTGCAGCAACTGAGTGGTGACGCTTACGAGGTGTCTCTGATGAAGCGCCTCGGCGGCAAACCAGGGCCGGACGGGAAGCCCGGGTTCAAAGTGGGGAAAAGGCAATTCGATGGACGCTACACTCCCGAAGGGTCGGCTCGGGAGGTGTGGTATGAAGCGAAGAGCGGAAAATATTGGGACCGCCTTAGTAGCGATCCCGACGAGATGCTCAGATTCAAGTCGAAACTTGGCGAGTCTCGCCGGATCGCGACCGAGAATGATGCAGACTTCCGGGTAATCTCGGAAAATCCGGTCCCGCAGAACCTTCAGAATTACTTCCTGAAGAAGGGGTTTGAGTGGGAAGTTATTCCGCGAGGGTAAGGGTTAGTTGGTAGGTAGATGGATTCCGGAGGGATGCTCGCGGGCATCCCTCCGGCGCGTGTGGCAAGGAGGGTGAGTTGAGCAGGTACGTCAGCATTAAATTCGAGTTCGCCGATAGGCTGTCGATCCCGGACCTTATCGGATCGCTCGTGCAGGGTGGTTGGAAACTGGATGACGGCGGGATTATCAGCTATCTCGTGGAGTCAGACATGACCGATTGGGAGAATAAGGGCGTCGGTGCTGACCTTGTGGTTATTGAAGAAATGGAGCTCGCTCGCCAGTCCCACGGGGCCTGCGCGGTAATCCTCACCTGGCAGGCGACAGGTGTCGGAGGCTCTTTCCTTGTACTGTCTGCCGGGCAAAGGCTTTCATTGGATCCGAGGGTGGACACTGTCTATCGGCGGGATGCTGACGGCTATGTCGACTTTGAATGGTATCTAGCCAGAATTCTTCCCGCAATTGACGCGCTTGGGCTAACCGGCTACACGGTTTCCGACCTACCCTCTTAGCTAAGTAGCCCCGCAGTCGCAAATGACCGCCTTTTGGTCGTGGCCGCGTACTACAGCACGCTGGCGGGAATGGCTACCTCGACACCGTTCGAGCCTGCGCCGTTGCATTTCGACTTCTGGTAGGGAGTGGTCTGCATGGCTGGCCTCTTCCAGTATTACTCCATTCCCGAAGAGGTCATGGACAGGCTCGTTTCTGTCAGATAGTCAAAATGCCTTATCGGTCGATCGATGGTGAGGTGCGATATTCCTGAGGCGGTGATGTTCTGGATGTTCCTTGGCCGTCGGCCGTCAGATCCGGCGACCAAGGAAACTTCTATTTTGGAGTAGAAATCGTGTTCATGGAGGGCAGTCGTGCGCTTCCCATACGCTCTGACTCAGACCGTGTTTGAGATCTGTGGTGTCTAGTGGCTCAGGTGGTCGTTGAGTCTCATGTGAATGCTGCTGGGGGTGGGTATCCGTCCGACCTGACGGATGAGCAGTGGGCGCTTGTCGAGCCGTTGCTGCCGCTCGCAAGGGTGGGCCCGAAAGGCGGCCGGCGGGAGAAGCATCCACGGCGGCGGATCGTGGACGCGATCTTCTACGTTGTGCGGACCGGGTGCGCTTGGCGGCAGCTACCGAAGGACTTCGCGCCATGGCCCACGGTGTACTGGTACTTCACGTGGTGGCACGACGACGGGACGGTCGAGCGGATCCACGACGCCCTTCGCGGTCGGGTCCGCGAGGCCGAAGGCCGCGGCGCCGCACCGAGCGCGGGACTGATCGACTCGCAGTCCGTGCGCACCGCCGACACCGTCCCTGCGGCCACCAGGGGTTTCGATGCGGGCAAGAAGGTCAAGGGCCGCAAGCGGTTCCTCGTGACCGACACGCTCGGTCTGCTCCTGGCTGTCCACGTGGTCGCCGCGAACGTGCAGGACCGCGACGGCGGAAAACGCCCACTGCTGTGGACCCGCCTCGACCATCCAAGCGTGCGGAAGGTCTGGGCCGACCAGGGCTTCGCCGGCCGCCTGGTGGACTGGGCCACCCGGATCCTCGGCCGCGAGCTGGAGATTGTCCGCAAGGGCCGTGACCAGCGAGGCTTTCAAGTACAACCGAAGCGGTGGGCAATCGAGCGCACGCTGCCGTGGATCACCGCCAACCGGCGCCTGGCACGTGACTACGAGGCGAGCCCGGCGCGTTCGGAGACCATGGTCCGCTGGGCGATGATCGGCATCATGGTCCGTCGACTCACCCGCCGTGGACCAGCGACACGGTCTGGGCCTCGGCCCCTCGACAAGACTGCTACTGGTCAGGGCCAGCCAGCGTTTCGATAGACAGAGGCGGACAGTTCTCCTTTTCCCGGGTGAGGTTCGCCAGCTCTTCCGACGGCTCGGCTCCGTCCCGGACGGCCATGACGTAGGTCCTTGCCTCCTGCAGGCTCATGCGCGGTGCCCGCTTTCGGAGGTGGCTCATCGCGGCCACAACTCCTGCGGAGTTCACCAGCGCGCGGACCGAGGCGGCCAGCGGGTCAGGCGCCCTGACGCCCTTGATCTGCCGGAGGTAGAGCTCCTCCCAGTCCTCGGCTATCCACGTGGTGGTGGGGATGTGGTGGATGCTCCCGTCGTACCGGTCCACCAGGTAAGGGCCGCTGCCAACGAGGTTGTCGCGCGGATCACGAGTGCGGGCGTACTCCGCCGAGTTCCAGAAGACGAGCCAGCCGACCGCGTGCTCCTCCACGTCGCAGACGGCCAGCTCACGGACCGGCCCCGCCCATGTCAGCCGCTCTGCGGCCAACAGCGACTCGACGAGCTCGACGGCGCGTTCCTTGGAGATCACGCCCTCATCGTTCACCACAGGTCAACCGGGATTCCGATCACGCTGGCGTTGCGCGCTGAGATCTCAAACGCGGTCTCAGAGGCAGTCATTTGAGATTGCTGCTTGGAATACCATCCATGTCGCGGCTCGGATGCTTATGTTAGGGCCATCGATCTGCTTGGAGTCGCGTATGGCGATGGTGGTGGGGATGTTGGTGGCGACTTCGACGCACTCGGCCGCGTCGTCGCTGTAGCTGGACTTGCGGTATTTGAATTCGGTCACGGC of the Streptomyces sp. T12 genome contains:
- a CDS encoding DUF397 domain-containing protein; this translates as MTEFKYRKSSYSDDAAECVEVATNIPTTIAIRDSKQIDGPNISIRAATWMVFQAAISNDCL
- a CDS encoding transposase, with the protein product MAGVITASVPSWIEPFTGLTPRCFGKLVAEVRRARGADQQRGRPWSLALEDRILLVTAYWRTNLTMRQLAPLFGVSKSAADRIIDHLGPLLALRQRKRFRKNTVLIVDGTLVPTRDHTVAEQSKNYRYSTAHQVVIDADTRLVVVVGQPVPGNRHDSRGWEESGAKAAVGKTMTIADGGYQGTGLVIPHRRRKGEELPAWKEENNRSHKQVRARVEHAFARMKGWKILRDCRLKGDGVHHAMLGIAHLHNLTLAG
- a CDS encoding IS5 family transposase, whose protein sequence is MWCLVAQVVVESHVNAAGGGYPSDLTDEQWALVEPLLPLARVGPKGGRREKHPRRRIVDAIFYVVRTGCAWRQLPKDFAPWPTVYWYFTWWHDDGTVERIHDALRGRVREAEGRGAAPSAGLIDSQSVRTADTVPAATRGFDAGKKVKGRKRFLVTDTLGLLLAVHVVAANVQDRDGGKRPLLWTRLDHPSVRKVWADQGFAGRLVDWATRILGRELEIVRKGRDQRGFQVQPKRWAIERTLPWITANRRLARDYEASPARSETMVRWAMIGIMVRRLTRRGPATRSGPRPLDKTATGQGQPAFR
- a CDS encoding glycosyltransferase family 1 protein; the encoded protein is MKAIRRFTVRPVLPEPLRPLSDLARNLRWSWHAETRDLFQSVDPECWAASGNDPVRLLGSVSPGRLAELAEDRRFLRRLTAAAGDLDDYVSGERWYQGRPAGLPAAVAYFSPEFGITAALPQYSGGLGILAGDHLKAASDLGVPLIGVGLLYRHGYFRQTLSRDGWQQEHYPVLDPNELPVALLKEPDGTPTQISLALPGGRQLHARVWLAQVGRVPLLMLDSDVEENDLGERGVTDRLYGGGSEHRLLQEMLLGIGGVRAVRTYCRLTGHPTPEVFHTNEGHAGFLGLERIAELCAEGLDFDSALEAVRAGTVFTTHTPVPAGIDRFDRELVAHHFGPDAELPTIDVERVLQLGMETYPGGEPNLFNMAVMGLRLGQRANGVSLLHGNVSREMFSGLWPGFDPDEVPITSVTNGVHAPTWVAPEVFRLGARQIGGRRTEDAMTVGGSDRWDAVAEIPDQDIWELRRNLREQLVTEVRDRLRASWRQRGAGTAELGWIDGVLDPDVLTIGFARRVPSYKRLTLMLRDRDRLMDLLLHPERPIQIVVAGKAHPADDGGKRLVQELVRFTDDPRVRHRIVFLPDYGMAMAQKLYPGCDIWLNNPLRPLEACGTSGMKAALNGCLNLSVLDGWWDEWFQPDFGWAIPTADGTGTDPDHRDDIEAAALYDLLEQRVTPRFYERGEGGLPDRWIEMVRQTLTLLGPKVLAGRMVREYVERLYTPAAHAHRAMTPDAARELAGWKARVRSAWHGVTVDHVETSAATPTAELGSTLSLRVRVGLGDLGPDDVEVQAVSGRVDSEDRIADASTVPLKSAGSPDAEGRWVYEGPLALDRTGPYGYTVRILPAHRLLASGAELGLVAVPSEGVGEGAGVLMR
- a CDS encoding RHS repeat domain-containing protein yields the protein MRTATSGTSGTKLSFLAADHHGTSSIALDSSTYAITKRYSTPFGATRGTKATAWPDDKAFLGKPADDSTGLTHVGAREYDPAMGQFISVDPLLEVDRHQTLNGYSYGAQSPITESDPTGMGLACGGEFPACPTHPDGTPGNGQPIETVDNTSGTAEVDSHGQTLTSGDGQVLACAYGHCIGNVDVHLNLGNNGDSWLYGPQPEWSFREAIRNLLEGPVCNPGYPCEDILVAVGPEGVGAGGRPGPKDANEPGAAVSKGRLQQLSGDAYEVSLMKRLGGKPGPDGKPGFKVGKRQFDGRYTPEGSAREVWYEAKSGKYWDRLSSDPDEMLRFKSKLGESRRIATENDADFRVISENPVPQNLQNYFLKKGFEWEVIPRG
- a CDS encoding YrhB domain-containing protein codes for the protein MISKERAVELVESLLAAERLTWAGPVRELAVCDVEEHAVGWLVFWNSAEYARTRDPRDNLVGSGPYLVDRYDGSIHHIPTTTWIAEDWEELYLRQIKGVRAPDPLAASVRALVNSAGVVAAMSHLRKRAPRMSLQEARTYVMAVRDGAEPSEELANLTREKENCPPLSIETLAGPDQ
- a CDS encoding LamG domain-containing protein; this encodes MYFEFGPGALAGKHVLDATFRARETWSFNCTPYWVDLERTDNITEGTVWPGPDQLDQMGDRYVSAGRGDLCNPEQPDTWVEFNDNPDESDENLTSTVRAFAAGKFPRLTLMLRAKDESEPRAWKRFDNNAELKVWYVHTPGVPTSVGAIPGTGTTATCRPASDPLTVTVDTPTLQARVQTKVEQHQGEEEGYLQAEFVMQRSSTDTTSGTWSQVWSDYKPDSGWDPDGTLEKVTTTKRADGGLYRFRARTQSHWSYNGKSGDLFSPYSSWCYLRIDSTAPKTPTITSNAPYTECLANACDPHGGPGVAGSFTFGPNAADRDVEAYRWRFMSSKADATKTVPAKTTNAPVTATDVKPGLAGTQTLSVEASDLKLDKGGRVRWGPPAYFTFKVGLAPEASGRWHFGELKPGSGAMTAADTATVGVRHHATLVGEAGTGGSTRARRGPGDYSLRLNDDTSVPAQQTGYAATTSPAVNTQDSFTVSAWVYLTNASANRVVLAQAGTRTTAFALYYSAAYKKWVFNRADRDQAGPVFIRSFADAANPPLNVWTHLVGVFDTQSDTDKNNDTIQLFVNGQPQGSPVVLANEAATYEPWAATGGLQFGRSLTAGAGVDHFFGLLDEVAVWQDARSPEQVRGEDRLETDSLPANELVAHWDATISSGSQVAESPEDPDNPTSTTFPYGRGGMALSASGARLTGDDATALVLDGAAGYASVAGPVVDETGSFTVSARVRLNKALLEGKPVGYRGMVAAQATAVGKESSWGLWVEKVADGVYQWKFGRTAVDSAGKVVDTALAPAQEPVGDREFNTWVDVTGVFDATQDFAADDGTQRFGVAQLYVGPFVQQGEDDPGLSAAQQGAGTLSAGRGSANAITGHYLPGDLAKLRVWVGAMTAGQVNSQIAQLST